Proteins encoded within one genomic window of Hevea brasiliensis isolate MT/VB/25A 57/8 chromosome 8, ASM3005281v1, whole genome shotgun sequence:
- the LOC110637943 gene encoding root phototropism protein 3, whose product MWESASESVGGRDYGNGIISSTKQGLKTDGFELRGQSWYVASDIPSDLLVQIGDVNFHLHKYPLLSQSGKMNRLIYESRDPGLNKIVLDDLPGGPEAFVVAAKFCYGIAVDLTAGNISGLRCAAEYLEMTEDLEEGNLIFKTEAFLSYVVLSSWRDSILVLKSCGKLTPWAENLQIVRRCSESIAWKACANPKGIRWAYTGKPPKVSSPKWNDIKDSSPSSNQTVPPDWWFEDVSILRIDHFVRVITAIKVKGMRFELIGASIMHYAAKWLPGLIKDGARSVDEGSNSSNSSGSSWKGGLHMIVAATKEDPSSVQAKDQRMIIESLISIIPPQKDSVSCSFLLRLLRMANMLKVAPALVTELEKRVGMQFEQATLADLLIPSYNKSETLYDVDLTQRLLEHFLIQEQTESSSPSRQPFSDQRGTNTHAKMRVARLVDSYLTEVSRDRNLSLTKFQVLAEALPESARTCDDGLYRAIDSYLKAHPTLSEHERKRLCRVMDCQKLSIDACMHAAQNERLPLRVVVQVLFSEQVKISNAIANSSLKDASETQYQPMIPNRKTLLEGTPQSFQEGWTAAKKDINTVKFELESVKTKYLELQNDMENLQRQFDKMTNKKQTSAWTSGWKKLSKFTKMTTIENHHIESQVPEATIEQTRKTPRRWRNSIS is encoded by the exons ATGTGGGAATCGGCGAGTGAATCTGTTGGTGGGCGAGATTACGGTAATGGAATTATTAGCTCAACCAAGCAGGGTCTCAAGACTGATGGGTTTGAGCTCAGGGGCCAGTCATG GTATGTGGCAAGTGATATTCCTAGTGATCTTTTAGTTCAGATTGGAGATGTAAATTTCCACTTGCATAAG TATCCGCTGCTTTCTCAGAGTGGAAAGATGAATAGACTAATATATGAATCACGCGACCCAGGACTGAATAAGATAGTTTTAGATGATCTTCCTGGTGGACCTGAGGCATTTGTGGTTGCAGCAAAGTTCTGCTATGGAATTGCTGTTGATCTAACAGCAGGCAATATCTCTGGCCTTAGATGTGCTGCAGAGTACCTGGAAATGACAGAGGATTTAGAAGAAGGTAATCTTATATTCAAAACTGAAGCTTTTCTTAGTTATGTGGTGTTATCATCATGGAGGGATTCTATATTAGTACTGAAAAGCTGTGGGAAGCTCACACCATGGGCAGAGAACCTTCAGATTGTTCGAAGATGCAGCGAGTCCATTGCCTGGAAGGCTTGTGCCAATCCGAAAGGGATAAGGTGGGCATACACTGGAAAACCACCTAAAGTTTCTAGTCCAAAATGGAATGATATAAAGGATTCAAGTCCTAGTAGCAATCAGACTGTTCCTCCTGATTGGTGGTTTGAAGATGTTTCAATCCTAAGGATTGATCACTTTGTTAGAGTCATTACAGCAATCAAGGTAAAGGGGATGAGGTTTGAATTGATTGGAGCTTCAATAATGCATTATGCAGCCAAATGGCTTCCTGGTTTGATTAAAGACGGGGCAAGGTCTGTTGATGAAGGAAGCAATAGCAGCAATAGTAGTGGCAGCAGTTGGAAAGGTGGACTCCATATGATTGTGGCAGCAACGAAAGAGGACCCTTCATCAGTTCAGGCAAAAGATCAGCGCATGATCATTGAGAGCCTCATCAGCATAATTCCACCACAGAAGGATAGTGTCTCCTGCAGCTTCCTCCTGCGCCTTCTGAGAATGGCAAACATGTTAAAAGTGGCACCTGCATTAGTTACAGAATTAGAAAAACGAGTGGGGATGCAGTTTGAACAGGCAACATTGGCTGACCTCCTAATTCCTTCTTACAATAAGAGCGAGACCTTGTATGACGTGGACCTCACTCAGAGGCTTCTGGAGCATTTTCTGATTCAAGAACAGACAGAAAGTTCAAGTCCAAGTAGACAACCATTTTCTGACCAAAGGGGTACTAATACACATGCCAAAATGAGAGTGGCAAGGCTTGTTGACAGTTATCTCACAGAGGTTTCCAGAGACAGAAACCTCTCACTAACAAAGTTTCAGGTACTAGCAGAAGCTTTGCCTGAATCTGCAAGAACCTGTGATGACGGGCTTTATCGAGCAATTGATTCTTATCTTAAG GCCCATCCAACACTGTCTGAGCATGAAAGGAAGCGCCTGTGCCGTGTGATGGACTGCCAAAAACTCTCAATTGATGCCTGCATGCATGCTGCACAAAATGAGAGACTTCCACTTAGGGTAGTGGTGCAAGTACTCTTTTCTGAACAAGTAAAAATAAGTAATGCAATAGCAAATAGCTCCCTGAAAGATGCTAGTGAAACACAGTACCAGCCCATGATACCAAACCGAAAAACACTACTTGAAGGCACACCACAATCATTTCAAGAAGGATGGACAGCTGCTAAGAAGGACATTAACACAGTCAAGTTTGAGCTCGAGAGTGTGAAGACTAAGTACCTTGAGCTACAAAATGACATGGAGAATTTGCAGAGACAGTTTGATAAGATGACAAATAAGAAACAGACATCAGCGTGGACTAGTGGATGGAAAAAGCTGAGCAAATTCACCAAGATGACAACTATAGAAAACCATCATATTGAATCCCAGGTTCCAGAAGCTACCATAGAACAGACTAGAAAGACCCCAAGAAGGTGGAGAAATTCCATTTCCTGA
- the LOC110651524 gene encoding transcription factor bHLH143 isoform X3 yields the protein MIKSSSFIMSFILSYTGNSFGYMVKANLFPPHCTWQSPNFNCMSTSVDPVEPVCLPACVNPGSYTFSANMMMPGIAVPCIPGLKTQQSNRAQGLPQSLRPVFQNLLPAVKPYLKENLSVFPYGCAGEVVPNQIPGCRRRFVIFDQSGNETSLIYSSFFPTDVKPTIVARKCIGDSYLQDEEHAAKMDQINQTVLKLQEVSDENHLSGEESEMHEDTEEINALLYLDDDGDNDDYDDDDNSSGDEVTSTGHSPIQVRSCQTRVEVEEITEEVAGSDGQSKRQKLLDGVYKRTSLADTASLTKVAGVHGCDDNDDESSYAIGQNQEEERLAFWGSKQLKKDKVRATLKILESIIPGAKDKDPLVVLDVAIDYLKSLKFEAKTLGANYC from the coding sequence ATGATCAAAAGTTCATCATTTATTATGTCTTTTATTTTGTCATATACAGGTAATTCTTTTGGTTATATGGTTAAAGCCAACCTGTTCCCACCACATTGTACTTGGCAATCACCAAATTTCAACTGCATGAGCACATCAGTAGATCCGGTGGAACCAGTATGTTTGCCAGCATGTGTGAATCCTGGCTCGTACACATTTTCTGCAAACATGATGATGCCAGGGATTGCAGTCCCATGCATCCCAGGTTTGAAGACACAGCAAAGCAATCGAGCCCAAGGCTTGCCTCAAAGTTTGCGCCCTGTCTTCCAGAATTTGCTTCCAGCTGTGAAACCATATCTCAAAGAAAACTTATCTGTTTTTCCTTATGGGTGTGCTGGGGAGGTTGTACCTAATCAAATCCCTGGATGCCGGCGGAGATTTGTTATTTTTGACCAGTCTGGAAATGAAACAAGTTTAATATATAGTTCGTTTTTCCCTACTGATGTGAAACCAACTATAGTGGCTAGGAAATGCATTGGTGATTCTTATTTGCAAGATGAAGAACATGCAGCTAAAATGGACCAAATCAATCAAACAGTGCTGAAGTTGCAGGAGGTATCAGATGAGAATCACTTAAGTGGTGAAGAAAGTGAGATGCATGAAGACACTGAAGAAATCAACGCCTTACTTTACTTAGACGATGATGGTGATAATGATgattatgatgatgatgataatagTAGTGGTGATGAAGTAACAAGCACCGGTCACTCTCCCATTCAGGTTAGAAGTTGTCAGACGCGAGTAGAAGTAGAGGAAATAACAGAGGAAGTCGCTGGTTCTGATGGCCAAAGCAAAAGGCAGAAATTGCTTGATGGTGTGTACAAAAGAACATCACTAGCGGACACTGCTAGTTTGACAAAAGTGGCCGGAGTTCATGGGTGTGATGATAATGATGATGAATCAAGCTATGCTATTGGGCAAAACCAAGAAGAAGAAAGGCTTGCCTTCTGGGGCAGCAAGCAATTGAAAAAGGATAAGGTTCGTGCAACATTAAAAATTCTGGAGAGCATAATCCCTGGTGCAAAGGACAAGGACCCACTGGTGGTCCTTGATGTAGCTATTGATTACTTGAAATCTTTGAAGTTTGAAGCCAAAACTCTTGGAGCGAACTACTGTTAA
- the LOC110651524 gene encoding transcription factor bHLH143 isoform X1 — MLSTIARLPGNSFGYMVKANLFPPHCTWQSPNFNCMSTSVDPVEPVCLPACVNPGSYTFSANMMMPGIAVPCIPGLKTQQSNRAQGLPQSLRPVFQNLLPAVKPYLKENLSVFPYGCAGEVVPNQIPGCRRRFVIFDQSGNETSLIYSSFFPTDVKPTIVARKCIGDSYLQDEEHAAKMDQINQTVLKLQEVSDENHLSGEESEMHEDTEEINALLYLDDDGDNDDYDDDDNSSGDEVTSTGHSPIQVRSCQTRVEVEEITEEVAGSDGQSKRQKLLDGVYKRTSLADTASLTKVAGVHGCDDNDDESSYAIGQNQEEERLAFWGSKQLKKDKVRATLKILESIIPGAKDKDPLVVLDVAIDYLKSLKFEAKTLGANYC, encoded by the exons ATGTTATCAACAATTGCAAGATTGCCAG GTAATTCTTTTGGTTATATGGTTAAAGCCAACCTGTTCCCACCACATTGTACTTGGCAATCACCAAATTTCAACTGCATGAGCACATCAGTAGATCCGGTGGAACCAGTATGTTTGCCAGCATGTGTGAATCCTGGCTCGTACACATTTTCTGCAAACATGATGATGCCAGGGATTGCAGTCCCATGCATCCCAGGTTTGAAGACACAGCAAAGCAATCGAGCCCAAGGCTTGCCTCAAAGTTTGCGCCCTGTCTTCCAGAATTTGCTTCCAGCTGTGAAACCATATCTCAAAGAAAACTTATCTGTTTTTCCTTATGGGTGTGCTGGGGAGGTTGTACCTAATCAAATCCCTGGATGCCGGCGGAGATTTGTTATTTTTGACCAGTCTGGAAATGAAACAAGTTTAATATATAGTTCGTTTTTCCCTACTGATGTGAAACCAACTATAGTGGCTAGGAAATGCATTGGTGATTCTTATTTGCAAGATGAAGAACATGCAGCTAAAATGGACCAAATCAATCAAACAGTGCTGAAGTTGCAGGAGGTATCAGATGAGAATCACTTAAGTGGTGAAGAAAGTGAGATGCATGAAGACACTGAAGAAATCAACGCCTTACTTTACTTAGACGATGATGGTGATAATGATgattatgatgatgatgataatagTAGTGGTGATGAAGTAACAAGCACCGGTCACTCTCCCATTCAGGTTAGAAGTTGTCAGACGCGAGTAGAAGTAGAGGAAATAACAGAGGAAGTCGCTGGTTCTGATGGCCAAAGCAAAAGGCAGAAATTGCTTGATGGTGTGTACAAAAGAACATCACTAGCGGACACTGCTAGTTTGACAAAAGTGGCCGGAGTTCATGGGTGTGATGATAATGATGATGAATCAAGCTATGCTATTGGGCAAAACCAAGAAGAAGAAAGGCTTGCCTTCTGGGGCAGCAAGCAATTGAAAAAGGATAAGGTTCGTGCAACATTAAAAATTCTGGAGAGCATAATCCCTGGTGCAAAGGACAAGGACCCACTGGTGGTCCTTGATGTAGCTATTGATTACTTGAAATCTTTGAAGTTTGAAGCCAAAACTCTTGGAGCGAACTACTGTTAA
- the LOC110651524 gene encoding transcription factor bHLH143 isoform X2 has product MVKANLFPPHCTWQSPNFNCMSTSVDPVEPVCLPACVNPGSYTFSANMMMPGIAVPCIPGLKTQQSNRAQGLPQSLRPVFQNLLPAVKPYLKENLSVFPYGCAGEVVPNQIPGCRRRFVIFDQSGNETSLIYSSFFPTDVKPTIVARKCIGDSYLQDEEHAAKMDQINQTVLKLQEVSDENHLSGEESEMHEDTEEINALLYLDDDGDNDDYDDDDNSSGDEVTSTGHSPIQVRSCQTRVEVEEITEEVAGSDGQSKRQKLLDGVYKRTSLADTASLTKVAGVHGCDDNDDESSYAIGQNQEEERLAFWGSKQLKKDKVRATLKILESIIPGAKDKDPLVVLDVAIDYLKSLKFEAKTLGANYC; this is encoded by the coding sequence ATGGTTAAAGCCAACCTGTTCCCACCACATTGTACTTGGCAATCACCAAATTTCAACTGCATGAGCACATCAGTAGATCCGGTGGAACCAGTATGTTTGCCAGCATGTGTGAATCCTGGCTCGTACACATTTTCTGCAAACATGATGATGCCAGGGATTGCAGTCCCATGCATCCCAGGTTTGAAGACACAGCAAAGCAATCGAGCCCAAGGCTTGCCTCAAAGTTTGCGCCCTGTCTTCCAGAATTTGCTTCCAGCTGTGAAACCATATCTCAAAGAAAACTTATCTGTTTTTCCTTATGGGTGTGCTGGGGAGGTTGTACCTAATCAAATCCCTGGATGCCGGCGGAGATTTGTTATTTTTGACCAGTCTGGAAATGAAACAAGTTTAATATATAGTTCGTTTTTCCCTACTGATGTGAAACCAACTATAGTGGCTAGGAAATGCATTGGTGATTCTTATTTGCAAGATGAAGAACATGCAGCTAAAATGGACCAAATCAATCAAACAGTGCTGAAGTTGCAGGAGGTATCAGATGAGAATCACTTAAGTGGTGAAGAAAGTGAGATGCATGAAGACACTGAAGAAATCAACGCCTTACTTTACTTAGACGATGATGGTGATAATGATgattatgatgatgatgataatagTAGTGGTGATGAAGTAACAAGCACCGGTCACTCTCCCATTCAGGTTAGAAGTTGTCAGACGCGAGTAGAAGTAGAGGAAATAACAGAGGAAGTCGCTGGTTCTGATGGCCAAAGCAAAAGGCAGAAATTGCTTGATGGTGTGTACAAAAGAACATCACTAGCGGACACTGCTAGTTTGACAAAAGTGGCCGGAGTTCATGGGTGTGATGATAATGATGATGAATCAAGCTATGCTATTGGGCAAAACCAAGAAGAAGAAAGGCTTGCCTTCTGGGGCAGCAAGCAATTGAAAAAGGATAAGGTTCGTGCAACATTAAAAATTCTGGAGAGCATAATCCCTGGTGCAAAGGACAAGGACCCACTGGTGGTCCTTGATGTAGCTATTGATTACTTGAAATCTTTGAAGTTTGAAGCCAAAACTCTTGGAGCGAACTACTGTTAA
- the LOC110651523 gene encoding mitochondrial uncoupling protein 5-like: MGLKGFVEGGIASIVAGASTHPLDLIKVRMQLQGESYLPNPASIQAFRPAIAFNTVSAAGNISLPVEIPPPPSRVGPISIGCRIIQSEGVSALFTGVSATILRQTLYSTTRMGLYDILKHKWTEQDTGSMPLLRKILAGLISGGVGAAVGNPADVAMVRMQADGRLPIDQRRNYKSVFDALTQMSKQEGIASLWRGSSLTVNRAMIVTASQLASYDQIKEIILQKGVMNDGIGTHVTASFAAGFVASVASNPIDVIKTRVMNMKVEAGAEPPYKGALDCAMKTVRAEGPMALYKGFIPTISRQGPFTVVLFVTLEQVRKLLKDF; this comes from the coding sequence ATGGGGTTGAAGGGTTTTGTTGAAGGTGGTATTGCCTCTATTGTCGCCGGTGCCTCCACCCACCCTCTTGACCTCATCAAGGTCCGTATGCAACTCCAAGGCGAATCCTACCTCCCAAATCCTGCTTCCATTCAAGCCTTCCGCCCTGCAATCGCCTTCAACACAGTTTCGGCAGCTGGCAACATTTCCCTACCAGTAGAAATTCCTCCTCCGCCGTCTCGTGTTGGACCCATTTCTATTGGCTGCCGTATCATCCAATCTGAAGGTGTTTCCGCTCTTTTCACTGGCGTCTCCGCCACTATTCTCCGCCAGACCTTATATTCCACCACCCGTATGGGTCTTTATGATATTCTCAAACACAAGTGGACGGAACAAGATACTGGAAGTATGCCACTTCTACGCAAGATTCTCGCTGGCCTTATTTCCGGTGGCGTTGGAGCTGCCGTCGGGAACCCAGCTGATGTGGCTATGGTTCGAATGCAGGCTGATGGACGTCTCCCAATTGACCAACGTCGCAATTACAAAAGCGTGTTCGATGCTCTAACTCAAATGTCGAAGCAAGAAGGCATTGCTAGCCTGTGGCGTGGCTCAAGTCTCACAGTGAACCGTGCAATGATTGTCACCGCATCACAGCTCGCATCCTATGATCAGATCAAGGAGATAATCTTGCAAAAGGGTGTGATGAATGATGGAATAGGGACCCATGTGACGGCGAGTTTCGCTGCTGGGTTTGTGGCTTCGGTAGCTTCAAACCCTATTGATGTGATAAAGACCAGGGTTATGAATATGAAGGTGGAGGCAGGGGCAGAGCCGCCGTACAAGGGTGCATTAGACTGTGCAATGAAGACGGTGAGGGCGGAGGGACCGATGGCCTTGTATAAGGGATTTATCCCTACAATTTCAAGGCAAGGACCTTTCACAGTGGTGCTCTTTGTCACGCTAGAGCAGGTCCGGAAGCTACTAAAAGATTTCTGA
- the LOC110637941 gene encoding peptidyl-prolyl cis-trans isomerase FKBP12, with protein sequence MGVEKQLIRPGTGPKPAAGQSVTVHCAGYGKNGDLSQKFWSTKDPGQKPFTFKIGQGNVIKGWDEGVLGMQIGEVARLRCSPDYAYGANGFPAWGIQPNSVLDFEIEVLSVE encoded by the exons ATGGGAGTGGAGAAGCAACTTATCAGACCCGGCACCGGTCCGAAGCCCGCCGCCGGTCAAAGTGTCACGGTTCACTGCGCCGGTTATG GGAAAAACGGTGATCTCTCTCAGAAGTTTTGGAG CACAAAGGATCCTGGGCAGAAGCCTTTCACATTCAAAATTGGCCAGGGAAATGTTATAAAAG GATGGGATGAAGGTGTCTTGGGAATGCAAATTGGAGAAGTTGCTCGTCTGCGG TGCTCTCCGGACTATGCTTATGGAGCTAATGGATTTCCAGCATGGGGAATACAACCTAACTCGGTCCTGGATTTTGAGATTGAGGTCTTGAGTGTGGAGTGA